One stretch of Rosistilla oblonga DNA includes these proteins:
- a CDS encoding UDP-glucose 6-dehydrogenase, whose amino-acid sequence MSAAEKLSICCIGAGYVGGPTMAMIAKQCPDIRVTVVDINQARIDAWNSDKLPIYEPGLQEVVEEARGRNLFFSTNVADSIRDAKMIFISVNTPTKTYGIGAGRAANLEFVERCARMIAEHSDSGHKIIVEKSTLPVRTAEAVKRILASSARPGVSFDVLSNPEFLAEGTAVEDLLAPDRVLIGGESRDAVQTLVDVYGRWVPREQILTTNLWSSELSKLTANAFLAQRVSSINAISALCEATEADVDEVASAIGTDSRIGPKFLKASVGFGGSCFQKDILNLVYLCEHFGLPEVAAYWEQVVQMNDYQKQRFTRRIVKTMFNTVSNKRIAVWGFAFKKDTNDTRESAAIYVCRDLLEERAQLTIYDPKVGIEQIKTELAYVMQNDPARYGGDFEKLIDENVTVADSALAAAEGAHGVALLTEWDEFKELDFQKVYGAMQKPAFLFDGRNLLQHRNLTEIGFEVHAIGKLC is encoded by the coding sequence ATGAGTGCGGCTGAAAAACTGAGTATTTGTTGCATCGGCGCTGGGTACGTCGGTGGTCCTACGATGGCGATGATCGCCAAACAATGCCCGGACATCCGCGTGACTGTTGTCGACATCAACCAGGCTCGGATCGATGCTTGGAACAGCGACAAGCTGCCGATCTACGAACCCGGTCTGCAAGAGGTGGTCGAAGAGGCGCGGGGCCGCAATCTGTTTTTCTCGACCAACGTCGCCGACAGCATCCGCGACGCTAAGATGATCTTTATCAGCGTCAACACGCCGACGAAGACCTACGGTATCGGGGCGGGACGGGCTGCGAACCTGGAGTTTGTCGAACGCTGTGCACGAATGATCGCCGAGCATTCCGATAGCGGTCATAAGATCATCGTCGAAAAGTCGACGCTGCCAGTGCGAACCGCCGAGGCGGTCAAGCGAATTCTCGCTTCATCGGCGCGGCCGGGCGTTTCGTTTGATGTGCTCAGCAATCCCGAGTTCCTCGCCGAGGGAACGGCTGTTGAAGATCTGTTGGCTCCCGACCGCGTCTTGATCGGTGGCGAATCGCGCGACGCGGTTCAAACCCTTGTCGATGTCTACGGTCGCTGGGTTCCGCGGGAACAGATTTTGACGACGAATCTGTGGAGCAGCGAGCTGTCGAAACTGACCGCCAACGCCTTCCTGGCTCAGCGCGTCAGCAGCATCAACGCGATCAGCGCGCTGTGCGAAGCGACTGAAGCCGATGTCGACGAGGTCGCTTCGGCGATCGGAACCGATTCGCGGATCGGTCCCAAGTTCTTGAAAGCCTCCGTCGGCTTTGGCGGCTCCTGCTTCCAAAAGGACATCTTGAACTTGGTCTATCTGTGCGAACACTTTGGCTTGCCCGAAGTCGCTGCGTATTGGGAGCAGGTCGTGCAGATGAACGACTACCAAAAGCAGCGGTTCACGCGGCGGATCGTCAAGACGATGTTCAACACCGTCAGCAACAAGCGGATCGCGGTCTGGGGATTTGCGTTTAAGAAAGATACCAACGATACCCGCGAGAGCGCCGCGATCTACGTTTGTCGCGACCTGTTGGAAGAGCGAGCTCAGTTGACGATCTACGATCCGAAGGTCGGCATCGAACAGATCAAAACCGAATTGGCTTACGTGATGCAAAACGATCCGGCTCGCTATGGCGGCGATTTTGAAAAGCTGATCGACGAAAACGTCACGGTCGCCGACAGCGCTCTGGCTGCGGCCGAGGGAGCTCACGGCGTCGCGCTGCTGACCGAATGGGACGAGTTCAAAGAGCTCGATTTCCAGAAGGTCTACGGAGCGATGCAGAAGCCCGCGTTTTTGTTCGATGGCCGGAATCTGTTGCAACATCGCAACCTGACCGAAATCGGTTTCGAGGTCCACGCGATCGGCAAGCTGTGCTAA
- the pgi gene encoding glucose-6-phosphate isomerase, which yields MTSPNPTLTASPAWNALQSHHAEIRDTHLRSLFQEDGDRGQRMTAEALGIYLDYSKNRVTDQTLQLLLQLAEQSGLRERIDAMFRGDKINATEQRAVLHVALRAAKGESIVVDGEDVVPAVHAVLDKMAAFCDRVRSGQWKGHTGKSIRTIVNIGIGGSDLGPVMAYEALRHYSQRDLQFRFVSNIDGTDLAEALQDLDPSETLFIVASKTFTTQETLTNAHSARQWCLEGLGDEAAIAKHFVAVSTNAEQVAAFGIDTANMFGFWDWVGGRYSFDSAIGLSLMLSIGPDQFRQMLAGMHAMDTHFKTAPFEQNLPVLLALLGIWYNNFFDAQSVAILPYDHYLGKLTAYLQQLDMESNGKQVDLEGNQVDYQTGPIIWGAPGTNGQHAFYQLIHQGTKMIPCDFIGFCETLNPLGNHHDLLMANFFAQTEALAMGKTEAEVRADGVDDHQVPHRIFEGNHPTNTILIDRLTPESFGKLIAMYEHKVFVQGALWNINSFDQWGVELGKVLAKKIVPELDSDDSQPLQHDSSTNTLIKRYRSGKN from the coding sequence ATGACAAGCCCGAATCCAACATTGACCGCCAGCCCCGCCTGGAATGCGCTGCAATCGCACCACGCCGAAATCCGTGACACGCATCTGCGTTCGCTGTTTCAAGAAGACGGCGATCGCGGACAACGGATGACCGCCGAAGCGCTTGGCATCTACCTCGATTATTCGAAGAATCGCGTCACCGACCAGACGCTTCAATTGCTGCTGCAGCTTGCCGAACAATCGGGGCTCCGCGAACGCATCGACGCAATGTTTCGAGGCGATAAGATCAACGCCACCGAGCAGCGAGCGGTTTTGCACGTAGCGCTGCGGGCAGCGAAAGGCGAATCGATCGTCGTCGATGGCGAGGATGTCGTCCCCGCAGTGCACGCTGTGCTCGACAAGATGGCGGCGTTTTGCGATCGCGTTCGCAGCGGGCAGTGGAAGGGGCACACCGGCAAATCGATTCGCACGATCGTGAACATCGGCATCGGCGGTTCGGACCTCGGCCCCGTGATGGCCTACGAAGCCTTGCGGCACTACAGCCAACGCGATCTGCAATTCCGCTTCGTTTCGAACATCGACGGTACGGATCTGGCCGAAGCGCTGCAAGATCTCGATCCTTCCGAAACGCTGTTCATCGTTGCATCGAAGACTTTCACGACGCAGGAAACGCTGACCAACGCCCACTCCGCGCGGCAATGGTGTCTGGAGGGACTCGGCGACGAAGCGGCGATCGCTAAACACTTTGTCGCTGTTTCGACCAACGCAGAACAAGTTGCAGCGTTTGGAATCGATACGGCAAACATGTTCGGATTTTGGGACTGGGTCGGCGGTCGCTATTCCTTCGACTCGGCGATCGGCTTGTCGTTGATGTTGTCGATTGGTCCCGACCAATTCCGCCAGATGTTGGCGGGCATGCACGCGATGGACACGCACTTCAAGACTGCACCGTTCGAGCAGAACCTGCCCGTTCTGCTGGCGCTCTTGGGCATCTGGTACAACAACTTCTTCGATGCTCAATCGGTTGCGATCCTGCCATACGATCACTACCTCGGCAAGTTGACAGCTTATCTGCAGCAACTGGATATGGAGAGTAACGGCAAGCAGGTCGATCTCGAAGGCAATCAGGTCGATTACCAGACCGGTCCGATCATTTGGGGAGCTCCGGGAACCAACGGCCAACACGCCTTCTACCAGCTGATTCATCAGGGGACCAAAATGATCCCCTGCGACTTCATCGGATTCTGCGAGACTCTCAACCCATTGGGCAATCATCACGACCTATTGATGGCCAACTTCTTCGCTCAAACCGAAGCGTTGGCGATGGGCAAGACCGAAGCGGAGGTCCGCGCCGACGGCGTCGATGACCACCAGGTGCCTCACCGAATCTTCGAGGGCAATCATCCGACCAACACGATCTTGATCGATCGCTTAACACCCGAATCGTTCGGCAAGTTGATCGCGATGTACGAGCACAAGGTGTTTGTGCAAGGAGCACTCTGGAACATCAACTCGTTCGATCAATGGGGCGTCGAGTTGGGGAAGGTACTGGCGAAAAAGATCGTGCCCGAATTGGATTCCGACGATTCGCAACCGCTGCAACACGACAGCTCGACCAACACGCTGATCAAGCGTTATCGCAGCGGTAAGAATTAG
- a CDS encoding DUF4838 domain-containing protein, giving the protein MRKRTPFLAALFGCLLANIAAADETIVASLAVEPNTCYRLQFDAEVDGESATWLLDTIDEQGDVPHAGSHHDAWQQITPEQSHYVHVFRTVPNATTVKLAVRGEGKLPQASDVQLQAVTVDSLFVNGDFREGPGNYSGWSETLNTHFVEVDGKTALKIEHNGYALTDRIPVVGGADYRFDAGSAMPNYVLAYDSDMHLLTPAPYNRHRELKTPEQAAYLRLLYQTSFDHIPAYRTKTITGVGLRPVDADAVADETDLPLYPGEVVLDSQADPRELRAAHELCHWIREITGKRLVLLAQPSQRDNTKFLLGAKWAQEYQNDIDYLAGSDGYAIRRNGNRIHVFGSHPRGTLFGVHALLEKNTDIIWPRPHPDFVAVYSHVPEIEFSQTDLISRPAFKVRQISFPGGDRNPVISHDWIGRNGGNSPMKLGKGFQYLNWLSGATIGAGGGYIWSFMGLKLEDETLYPLVNGNRLRNMWRQPCYTHRDVPKVMADAAREMLESVPGRKLEFLISRVGDNWEVCSCPDCMQPIPLADGSELAPKATSSIKDPLFFSTRNYMMLNRMAEELVKDYPDLELHTHAYIFAGEPPEVKLHPAIVPHFAAYPTKNERYPILEQPSEPGAVWGRRMRQWSEEQDVRFGFFGYYYAAGFNALADTAGPDYKALAEMGGIHAHCEGFAVDSTDTSSWDVDGCEKWAIAKLQWDPTLDPAALRDEYITRTYREASEPMRQFYQIINDSWHDSSNPTTVNCHTPAAELFQKFIVDPGVEKRARAALLEAQELATDPKTQKLVARVLEMFDHYAAGLNRLPVPLVPESTEQWSQYDSPHWYKAHEISGFKRIANAVPLAEDTPTQYPTTVASMRDKDHLYFKIDAFTNDDPATVASQPSDAFPQGDRVEIVLRSGTDTYYFAVGEDRGTYLLKNWNTAEGAWNNKVRTQHDRGDGGWSVLLAVPLKDIGADRDSIDIDGKFSRVVHPQSDKREESTYDGRGIFTQHKLLRSPLQFD; this is encoded by the coding sequence ATGCGTAAACGCACTCCCTTCCTCGCTGCTCTATTTGGTTGCCTGTTGGCGAACATAGCGGCGGCGGATGAAACCATCGTTGCAAGTTTGGCGGTCGAGCCGAACACTTGCTATCGCTTGCAGTTCGACGCGGAGGTCGATGGGGAATCGGCTACTTGGTTACTCGACACGATCGATGAACAGGGGGACGTACCGCACGCGGGCAGTCATCACGATGCGTGGCAGCAGATCACGCCAGAGCAAAGCCACTACGTTCATGTCTTTCGCACGGTACCGAATGCCACAACGGTTAAGCTTGCGGTTCGCGGCGAAGGGAAACTGCCACAAGCCAGCGACGTGCAACTGCAGGCGGTGACGGTGGATAGCTTGTTTGTGAACGGAGATTTTCGCGAAGGCCCCGGGAACTATTCCGGTTGGTCGGAAACTCTCAACACTCATTTTGTCGAAGTCGACGGCAAGACCGCGTTGAAGATTGAGCACAACGGGTATGCGTTGACCGATCGCATTCCGGTGGTTGGCGGAGCGGACTATCGCTTCGACGCCGGTTCGGCGATGCCAAACTACGTGTTGGCTTACGATTCCGATATGCATCTGCTGACGCCGGCTCCTTACAACCGCCACCGCGAACTGAAGACTCCCGAACAGGCTGCGTATCTTCGGTTGTTATATCAGACCAGCTTTGACCACATCCCTGCCTACCGGACAAAAACGATTACGGGTGTGGGGCTGCGACCTGTTGATGCCGACGCTGTCGCGGACGAGACGGATCTTCCGCTGTACCCTGGCGAAGTTGTGCTCGACAGCCAAGCCGATCCACGCGAGCTGCGGGCGGCTCACGAGCTGTGTCATTGGATCCGGGAGATTACCGGCAAACGGCTGGTCCTGCTCGCGCAGCCCTCCCAACGCGACAACACCAAGTTTTTGCTTGGGGCCAAGTGGGCACAAGAATATCAAAACGACATCGACTATCTGGCCGGATCGGATGGATATGCCATCCGCCGCAACGGAAACAGGATCCATGTATTTGGAAGCCATCCGCGCGGGACGTTGTTTGGCGTTCATGCTCTATTGGAGAAAAACACCGACATCATCTGGCCGCGGCCGCATCCGGATTTCGTCGCGGTTTATTCACATGTACCCGAAATCGAATTCTCGCAGACTGATCTAATCTCCCGACCCGCGTTTAAGGTGCGGCAGATATCATTCCCCGGCGGCGATCGGAACCCTGTGATCAGTCACGATTGGATCGGCCGAAATGGCGGCAACTCGCCGATGAAATTGGGGAAAGGGTTCCAGTATCTGAATTGGTTGTCGGGGGCAACGATCGGCGCAGGAGGCGGCTACATTTGGAGTTTCATGGGGCTGAAGCTGGAGGACGAAACGCTGTACCCGCTGGTCAACGGGAACCGCCTGCGCAACATGTGGCGGCAGCCCTGTTACACGCATCGGGACGTTCCCAAGGTCATGGCCGACGCCGCGCGAGAAATGCTGGAAAGCGTCCCGGGCCGAAAGCTCGAGTTTCTTATCTCGCGAGTGGGAGATAACTGGGAGGTCTGTAGTTGTCCCGATTGCATGCAGCCGATTCCTCTAGCCGATGGCAGCGAATTGGCTCCCAAAGCGACAAGCAGTATCAAAGATCCGCTCTTCTTTTCGACTCGCAATTACATGATGCTGAATCGGATGGCGGAAGAGTTGGTCAAGGATTATCCCGACCTGGAACTGCATACGCACGCCTACATTTTTGCCGGCGAGCCACCCGAGGTGAAACTGCATCCAGCGATCGTTCCTCACTTCGCTGCATACCCGACGAAAAACGAACGGTATCCCATTTTGGAACAGCCCTCCGAACCGGGCGCTGTTTGGGGCAGACGGATGCGACAGTGGAGCGAAGAGCAAGATGTCCGGTTTGGATTTTTTGGCTACTACTACGCTGCAGGATTTAACGCGCTGGCCGACACCGCCGGCCCCGATTACAAGGCGCTGGCTGAGATGGGCGGCATCCATGCACATTGCGAAGGGTTTGCTGTCGATTCAACCGACACGAGTAGCTGGGACGTCGACGGTTGCGAGAAATGGGCGATCGCAAAACTGCAATGGGATCCGACTTTGGATCCGGCGGCGCTACGCGATGAATACATCACTCGCACCTACCGCGAAGCGTCCGAACCGATGCGGCAGTTCTACCAGATCATCAACGATTCATGGCACGATTCCAGCAATCCCACGACGGTAAATTGTCACACGCCGGCTGCGGAGCTGTTCCAGAAGTTCATCGTCGATCCCGGCGTTGAGAAGCGTGCGCGGGCTGCGTTGTTGGAAGCCCAAGAGCTTGCTACCGATCCAAAAACGCAAAAGTTGGTCGCGCGGGTGCTTGAAATGTTTGACCACTATGCTGCCGGGCTCAATCGTCTGCCGGTTCCGTTGGTTCCCGAATCGACCGAGCAATGGAGCCAATACGATTCGCCACACTGGTACAAGGCTCATGAGATCAGCGGGTTCAAGCGAATCGCTAACGCAGTGCCACTCGCTGAGGATACCCCGACGCAGTACCCAACGACGGTTGCGTCGATGCGGGACAAGGATCATCTGTATTTCAAGATCGATGCTTTTACGAATGACGATCCGGCGACGGTTGCCTCGCAACCCTCGGATGCTTTCCCGCAGGGGGACCGCGTCGAAATTGTACTTCGGTCCGGGACCGACACCTACTATTTCGCAGTCGGCGAGGATCGTGGAACCTACTTATTGAAGAACTGGAACACGGCGGAGGGGGCCTGGAACAACAAGGTTCGGACTCAGCACGATCGAGGTGATGGAGGTTGGTCGGTGCTGCTGGCGGTTCCATTGAAAGATATCGGCGCGGATCGGGACAGCATCGATATCGATGGCAAGTTCAGCAGGGTCGTCCATCCGCAGAGTGACAAACGCGAGGAAAGCACTTACGACGGTCGCGGTATATTCACCCAGCACAAACTGTTACGCAGTCCGTTGCAGTTTGATTAG
- a CDS encoding SMP-30/gluconolactonase/LRE family protein: MLTVHRLHRLLALASLLLIASVTDVAAEEAVFLSEPKMLQEHGAGEGPVWHPKLGLLTSGEGNINRRDLSGKTLIYREGAGTNGLLFDRRGRLVVCDNVRRQITRIDPDGTATVLTKSYEGQRYNQPNDLTIDSKNRIYFTDPQYGKRSGMELRDRDGREIEGVYRIDPDGSVVRIIGHEVDRPNGLIVTPDDKYLFVADNNNSLGGARKLWRFALDGDGMPDLASQTLIHDWKTTRGPDGMKLDQLGRLYVAAGLNKPHLPQETADPPTAGIYVFSAAGKLIDFVAIPRDETTNCGFGGEDGKTLFVTAGGSLWSIQTAVPGYQIR; this comes from the coding sequence GTGCTGACAGTTCATCGACTCCACCGTTTGCTCGCGCTGGCGAGTCTGTTGTTGATCGCTTCAGTCACCGACGTTGCTGCAGAGGAAGCTGTCTTCCTTAGCGAGCCGAAGATGCTGCAAGAGCATGGTGCGGGGGAGGGGCCAGTCTGGCATCCGAAGCTGGGACTGTTGACCAGTGGGGAAGGGAACATCAACCGCCGCGATCTGTCGGGCAAGACGTTGATCTATCGCGAAGGTGCGGGGACCAACGGGCTGTTGTTCGATCGTCGCGGGCGATTGGTCGTTTGCGATAATGTCCGCCGACAGATCACGCGGATCGATCCCGATGGTACCGCGACGGTGTTGACCAAATCGTACGAGGGGCAGCGTTACAACCAGCCGAACGACCTGACGATCGATTCGAAGAACCGGATTTATTTCACCGACCCGCAATACGGAAAGCGAAGTGGAATGGAGCTCCGCGATCGCGACGGGCGAGAGATCGAAGGGGTCTACCGGATCGATCCCGATGGCAGCGTTGTCAGGATCATCGGGCACGAGGTCGATCGCCCCAACGGTTTGATCGTGACTCCCGACGACAAGTATCTGTTTGTCGCCGACAACAATAACTCGCTCGGCGGCGCTCGTAAGTTGTGGCGGTTCGCGCTCGATGGCGACGGGATGCCCGATCTAGCCAGTCAGACGTTGATCCACGATTGGAAGACGACGCGTGGTCCCGACGGCATGAAATTGGACCAGCTGGGACGTTTATATGTCGCTGCGGGATTGAACAAGCCGCATCTGCCGCAGGAGACTGCCGATCCGCCCACCGCTGGGATCTATGTTTTTTCGGCGGCGGGAAAGCTGATCGATTTCGTGGCGATCCCACGCGATGAAACAACCAACTGTGGCTTTGGCGGCGAAGACGGTAAGACGCTGTTCGTAACCGCTGGTGGCAGTTTATGGAGCATTCAAACGGCGGTTCCGGGCTACCAAATCCGCTAG
- a CDS encoding serine/threonine-protein kinase, translating into MEVRPGQVSVSGPYELTIVEDKGEEPSLITKREHTFESETKVVDSSTASITIDVYPLVGGYHLQGFLGRGGMGTVWSAHQLSTNRKVAVKMINSRMMDDPDAQRRFKREVQLAAKLSHPHIARIYDSGLANGQYFYSMEFVDGLSWNRYVRKTKPARSVILNQLLQVLDAVGAAHAAGVVHRDLKPSNILIDKSDTAFVVDFGLAKQQVESEEELTHGGVVGTYAFMPPEQATGRSDAVDARSDVYAIGAMILYLLDDSLSQTIASQPRKPYRSLVATLNQAAATTLSKDPQLHSIVRKAISNAPEDRFCDADQFGRALRDYIAENFELTTRDFARDPLSSNSVQRGPNWSWGIPAAGIAMLVVAVSVAIYPTDFLSGSKAIDPVIEQEVKAEETLPIEIPTDPRWITTRMIGAKRYQHQELVHPQRWPVVGVNLRVSQFKDDNIVKTVELVFRDPKSNAVERSAVAGLPTIGEEFSVMARDGYALAGIQAYGKKRISGMKLVFMRIEPDGSRLNPSDRYESPWYAGESSGDDIQLGCTGDFVLGVRTSYDADINNLGLLMLAK; encoded by the coding sequence ATGGAAGTACGCCCCGGGCAAGTCAGTGTCAGCGGGCCGTACGAGCTGACGATCGTTGAGGATAAGGGAGAAGAGCCGAGTCTGATCACGAAGCGGGAGCACACTTTTGAATCGGAGACGAAGGTCGTCGATTCAAGCACCGCATCGATCACTATCGATGTCTATCCGCTGGTCGGCGGATACCATTTGCAAGGCTTCCTCGGCCGTGGCGGAATGGGGACGGTCTGGAGCGCGCACCAGCTCTCGACGAATCGAAAGGTTGCGGTCAAGATGATTAACTCACGGATGATGGACGACCCCGACGCGCAACGTCGATTCAAACGCGAGGTCCAACTGGCAGCGAAGCTGTCCCATCCACATATCGCCAGGATCTACGACAGCGGGTTGGCCAATGGCCAGTATTTCTACTCGATGGAATTCGTCGATGGGCTATCTTGGAACCGATACGTTCGTAAAACAAAGCCTGCCCGGTCGGTGATCTTGAACCAATTGCTTCAGGTGCTCGACGCCGTCGGTGCTGCTCATGCGGCGGGAGTGGTCCATCGCGACCTGAAGCCGTCGAATATTTTGATCGATAAGTCCGATACGGCTTTTGTCGTCGATTTTGGCCTCGCTAAACAACAAGTTGAATCGGAGGAGGAATTGACGCATGGCGGCGTCGTTGGAACCTATGCCTTCATGCCTCCTGAGCAGGCGACGGGGCGTTCCGACGCGGTTGATGCTCGGAGCGATGTTTATGCGATCGGAGCGATGATTCTTTATCTGCTCGATGATAGCCTTTCACAGACGATAGCGTCGCAACCGCGGAAGCCTTATCGATCTCTGGTGGCGACATTGAATCAGGCCGCTGCGACAACGCTCTCCAAGGATCCTCAACTCCATTCGATCGTAAGAAAAGCGATCTCCAACGCGCCAGAAGATCGGTTCTGCGATGCGGATCAATTTGGTCGTGCGTTGCGAGACTACATAGCGGAGAACTTCGAACTAACCACACGCGATTTTGCCCGCGACCCACTTTCTTCAAATTCGGTGCAACGAGGTCCTAATTGGTCTTGGGGGATACCGGCTGCCGGTATCGCGATGTTAGTTGTCGCAGTGTCGGTCGCGATCTATCCGACAGACTTTCTCAGCGGTAGCAAAGCGATCGATCCTGTCATCGAACAGGAGGTGAAGGCGGAGGAAACGCTGCCGATCGAAATTCCAACAGATCCTCGATGGATCACCACCAGGATGATTGGCGCCAAACGCTACCAGCATCAGGAACTTGTGCATCCGCAACGATGGCCTGTGGTCGGAGTCAACTTACGTGTTTCACAGTTCAAGGATGACAATATCGTAAAGACCGTAGAGCTTGTCTTTCGCGACCCGAAGTCGAACGCTGTGGAGAGGTCTGCCGTGGCGGGGCTGCCGACCATTGGCGAAGAATTCTCCGTGATGGCGCGAGATGGCTATGCCCTTGCGGGGATCCAAGCGTACGGTAAGAAACGGATCAGCGGAATGAAGCTCGTCTTCATGCGGATCGAACCCGACGGTTCGAGACTAAACCCAAGCGATCGATATGAATCGCCGTGGTACGCTGGCGAATCATCGGGCGATGACATTCAGCTCGGCTGTACTGGCGATTTTGTGTTAGGTGTTCGAACTTCGTACGACGCTGATATCAACAATCTGGGGCTGCTGATGTTGGCGAAATAG
- a CDS encoding alpha/beta hydrolase-fold protein, protein MQRHSSAMGFVAAFTIAFHVLVSSGQVRVDAAELQERVVERTYSETLQYRCLINLPDAYQTDKSRRWPLILFLHGGGNPTPEELKASIRGLLGLPAVVVAPICPPSQYGDRYTNWDSMQLGEVAREVGKEFRIDENRRSVIGFSMGGSGAWELPSYEQDLFSKSVVIAGLCHPWSLRHYPKTQVWVFVGEEDYMRKEQQETVSSAKRFKVDVVETVWAGADHGGIFQNAMSYQRMLNWLVQDEDLRLEQQMPPGRAVP, encoded by the coding sequence ATGCAAAGACACAGTTCGGCAATGGGCTTCGTTGCGGCGTTTACGATCGCATTTCACGTCCTGGTTTCCAGCGGTCAGGTCCGCGTCGATGCAGCGGAGTTACAGGAACGGGTTGTGGAGCGGACTTATTCGGAAACGCTACAGTACCGCTGTCTTATCAATCTTCCCGACGCGTACCAAACGGACAAGAGTCGTCGCTGGCCGTTGATTTTGTTTCTTCACGGCGGCGGCAATCCAACCCCCGAAGAACTGAAGGCGTCGATTCGTGGACTGCTTGGCCTGCCTGCAGTGGTGGTTGCTCCGATCTGCCCGCCGTCGCAGTACGGTGATCGCTACACGAATTGGGACTCGATGCAGTTGGGCGAGGTCGCTCGTGAAGTCGGCAAAGAATTTCGGATCGACGAGAATCGACGTTCGGTGATCGGTTTTAGCATGGGAGGATCCGGCGCGTGGGAACTGCCTTCATACGAGCAGGACCTGTTTTCGAAATCCGTGGTAATTGCCGGTCTTTGCCATCCGTGGTCTTTGCGTCACTATCCGAAAACTCAAGTCTGGGTGTTCGTTGGCGAAGAAGACTACATGCGGAAAGAACAACAGGAGACGGTCAGCTCGGCGAAGCGGTTCAAAGTCGACGTGGTTGAAACCGTTTGGGCGGGAGCGGATCACGGAGGAATCTTCCAAAACGCCATGTCGTATCAGAGGATGTTGAATTGGCTTGTCCAAGATGAGGACTTGAGACTAGAGCAGCAGATGCCGCCGGGCCGGGCTGTGCCATAG
- the ylqF gene encoding ribosome biogenesis GTPase YlqF — MPIQWFPGHMHQARLEMQAILPKVDLVIEVLDARIPYSSENPLLAELRGDKPCLKVLAKSDLADEAMTETWLSHFEQTVGVRAHAVTTDDVPTIRKLKQIAIRMLPHRRGQKINAMIVGIPNVGKSTIINFLAGRKIAKTGNTPAVTKHQQRVTIGDGFALLDTPGMLWPNVHNVNSGFRLALLGSVKETAMDYAEVGFFAAGFLGAHYPDRLAERYNLESIPTTELEIIEAIGRKRGCLGKMNLVDIDRASRILVTEVRSGGLGLLTLETPETMEEEKVKTAAAIAAKAEATKAKDAQRKKRFRDKQRAQRKSREME; from the coding sequence ATGCCCATTCAGTGGTTCCCCGGTCACATGCATCAAGCGCGGCTTGAAATGCAGGCGATCCTTCCGAAAGTGGACCTGGTGATCGAGGTGCTCGATGCGCGGATTCCCTATTCGAGTGAAAATCCGTTGTTGGCCGAACTTCGAGGCGACAAGCCGTGTCTGAAGGTGTTGGCGAAAAGCGATCTCGCCGACGAAGCGATGACCGAGACTTGGTTGTCGCACTTCGAACAGACGGTGGGAGTTCGAGCTCACGCGGTTACCACCGACGATGTGCCGACGATCCGCAAGTTGAAGCAGATCGCGATCCGGATGTTGCCGCACCGCCGGGGACAGAAGATCAACGCGATGATCGTGGGGATTCCGAACGTCGGTAAATCGACGATCATCAACTTTCTTGCGGGACGGAAGATCGCCAAGACTGGCAACACGCCGGCCGTCACCAAGCATCAACAACGGGTCACGATCGGCGATGGCTTTGCTCTCTTGGACACGCCGGGAATGTTGTGGCCAAACGTCCACAATGTGAACAGCGGTTTTCGGTTGGCTCTGCTCGGCTCGGTTAAAGAGACGGCGATGGATTATGCCGAAGTCGGCTTCTTCGCCGCCGGTTTCTTAGGAGCTCATTATCCCGATCGGTTGGCGGAGCGGTACAATTTGGAATCGATTCCGACGACGGAGCTGGAGATCATTGAAGCGATCGGTCGCAAGCGAGGCTGTCTCGGCAAGATGAATCTCGTCGATATCGATCGCGCGTCGCGGATCCTGGTGACCGAGGTTCGCTCGGGAGGACTGGGGCTGCTGACGCTCGAAACGCCCGAGACGATGGAAGAAGAGAAAGTTAAAACCGCTGCCGCGATCGCTGCCAAAGCGGAAGCGACCAAAGCGAAAGATGCTCAGCGGAAAAAGCGGTTCCGCGACAAACAGCGAGCGCAACGCAAGTCGCGCGAAATGGAATAG
- a CDS encoding RNA 2'-phosphotransferase produces MNKRLTKICKYLTFVLRHHPEAIGIQLEPYGWVEIDKLVQNANAAGKSITREHVLQVVEQDEEKAFAISDDGMKIRAVLGPAN; encoded by the coding sequence ATGAATAAACGACTTACCAAAATCTGCAAATATCTCACCTTCGTTCTTCGACACCATCCCGAGGCCATCGGTATCCAGTTGGAACCCTACGGTTGGGTGGAGATCGATAAACTGGTCCAGAACGCCAACGCTGCAGGCAAATCGATCACCCGCGAACATGTTCTGCAGGTGGTCGAACAGGATGAAGAAAAAGCGTTTGCGATCAGCGACGATGGGATGAAAATTCGCGCCGTTTTAGGCCCAGCGAATTAG